One part of the Syntrophorhabdaceae bacterium genome encodes these proteins:
- the yidD gene encoding membrane protein insertion efficiency factor YidD, producing the protein MKKIIIFLVNLYRVTFSVFLPVQCRFYPTCSQYMIEAVEKKGVWRGTLLGLKRILKCNPFFPGGYDPVP; encoded by the coding sequence ATGAAAAAGATTATTATTTTCCTCGTGAACTTATACAGGGTAACTTTTTCTGTCTTTTTACCCGTACAATGCAGGTTCTATCCGACTTGTTCCCAGTACATGATCGAAGCTGTTGAAAAAAAGGGTGTCTGGAGAGGTACGCTCCTGGGGCTCAAGCGCATATTGAAATGCAATCCGTTCTTTCCGGGCGGATACGACCCTGTACCATAA